The Rhizoctonia solani chromosome 4, complete sequence genome contains a region encoding:
- a CDS encoding Retrovirus-related Pol polyprotein from transposon — MPRHSTPRNSVLPRDSIPTDSPSNPFGPTRYSIEQSSPEELVIPQPIQPYESPIKPHASMPALEDPQAGPSSSRRISPHSHKSSSRHSPRLSPLEYEAIQETNKLAKPSSSIRKPSPFGHKTSPATFQRMIPVFGLPDIDMLEPSSSKTQPSEPMNSHELKRSKGKTSEAHISKHRETQAALLDPNDRSFTNDPAIQKYLPYSPSTTLYPLNEESPGEFNYQPDCTQMTSWCRKNPQANSFRKVYRQLGRVFYHVEIPPAHENCYPSPSCEQWASHYFKLLDTVVTFRPTCCITTKLVPAQEINHWPEYGKLHIDLNKLIKRTVHSVYDMEELLPIPEWPEHDCLFTSHSFEVAAVTYRDQMERFIQKLYEILGRQLQTGPPSPVISAGHLSEVEPGQEHLRDRTLQLKQDMTLLVPKSSRASSVTPQEAAQENLLRSLIKPTSQVTITSPLLPEPQVSPPAVALNTSSSTPPGHPPSSFIHLKPLLLLLCNLEPLPPPPSSIATSSSRSIPLERIPEESPHLRRNLTIIPRGNASIPIAQPSAIPPFNIQALEDYINNLSDGSIDGLSSSESSTGRDQVAPELIAPATPADSITSVSSAATHTMQIPVAQSTPRIRSQVEEDNVRNIPYNPPLSNAARRVSLAGPSIPLRDPPPHADFINRRSSLGANRRSSGRPAIPAESFTRVSTIPEERSSRLAESAHRRSTSSPESRRTPLSIHTNLPYLQEQPAPVTREEANMSRRGNFLAPLLAPVPQLQVPPAPPIDRTRLPPHIVGRMVSSRRFSELFNDPPPRDQLRDRLAPLAEGGGGNDPPYDSDNGDFDNSGRRRNNPPRRNGGGPPNDPEDPGNEPYAQANAARARPFNPAPDGDTKKLSRWMTSINNIAEYSSYTRIQLGQQIPLRFTGRALRWFNALDKDYRRIITEDWPALRQAITIHFMNRTFLNRSKNEAMRIRFRDKDHSEETPEDYVIRKMEALTIVSDWTDSELIFEIMNGAPKSWTTHIDTSRIVTWEDFLDKIAWHEEDLLGKDSSHNSDIQRQLHQMQSTLKRLEGNRHSRPSARSHLAGSKPVGWHQNNPPPKYPKDDSTVSKGKTPKDKKARPCRHCGSMMHWDRDCKHAKKNSRFVQSHMAQADDDEWEAQEAYEDLCDEAYLDETEYDTEGEESVSEEEQDFHKPLQSLAVSTSSAKPSSGSQEEQHGLEGTTVSQGTNSADQGSKESDSSSYSYCKNGEEITLKQLMSRPPGTAFFGSKATIIKGWLQTNNGPKKRITFDSGSEITLINESILKTLDPSPRVRIGQKLKLIQVTGNSSLSQYISLPIIFDTEQGLVKMIVEAYIVPNMNTPFILGTDFASQYQLSLVRNGEGTRIVFGDTGRSIPVEESDSSPRIDQQGNTFMVEVAQGFIKNSEKIKISKKAYKKQLQHRKLPPNTVKVKVYETVTIPAHTIKLIKVKTIWKEGQASGFMDRSFNSHRQEEHLFAITDCLIDRNNPKIQVSNLSEHPLQLQGGEILGYMHDPNEYLAKEKDITKEEKDSIIKYATLVQAMVQRKAEEKPTVQEEELMKSPEGGPKTAEVPDPEPVPSDRFLQEVNFSEHLTPNQRTKLEKVLRKHELAFGLDGRLGTHNTQLEIRLRPGTKEISLTPYHASPAKREVIDKQIEEWLKLGVIEPSKSAWGFPVIVVYRNSKPRLCVDYRRLNEVAVPDEYPLPKQTDILHALEGSQWLTTLDALAGFTQLTIKEEDREKLAFRCHNGHWQPTKLLFGYRNGPAEFQRVMNRILSRFLWQFALVYIDDIVIYSVEFEDHCNHLDQVLGAIEEAEITLSPKKCHIGYQSLLLLGQKVSRLGLSTHKEKVDAILELEPPKNVPTLQTFLGMMTYFSSYIPFYSWIVAPLFKLLKKGTAWSWEEKEQQAFELAKEALASAPVMAYPIIGKPYRLYTDACDYGLGGILQQVQSIKIKDLKGTKAYKYLRGEYDKGNPVPRMTIPASKQRDNVTGGDTWDKQDFEETVQVERVIAYWSRILKEAERNYSPTERKALALKEALVKFQVYLEGAEFVAITDHAALTWSKTYNNVNRRLMTWGLVFSAYPGMQIVHRAGRVHDNADPISRLRRRTPYHTSPLADQLTPLKLNMEEDPLRNLYKEINERFEEKLLRVASAFTQSYKIGNSQKPIKKWIPTPAEAISYQTTTSYSVEISINSEEITRFIEAYKKDSHFKQVMEEFKSHHNPLNPPFHQYQIGDNGLIYFIDSQEKYWLCVPRDLQVDILKENHDNLNQGAHAGYAKTYHRIASVYYWPKMARSIQKYVHTCDICQKAGHRRHGPRGFLQPLPIPQQPFEVVSMDFIMDLPPSNNYNAILVIVDKLTKYGHFIPCTTQIDEVQTAQLFHDHIWCHYGLPWQVITDRDARWTGAFWGHLVSMLGIQRALTTAHHPQSDGQTEILNQTTEVAIRVFTNPAKDNWSKLLSGFAHSYNTSVHTSTQQTPAFLLRGFQPLTSADLLALTSENIPRPAQESQTAEEFKESMELARSLAKDALKVAQNYQQKYYNSDKTHVTFEPGDLVLINPHSLNLLKHQSGKGNKLNMRYEGPFEVMESISPVAYRIRLPASYRIHPIINIAHLESYKASPPEFGSRPTQNIPREDFQQMPEYEVERIVEERTIKKGNRRIRQYKICWLGYSSEHDRWRTEKELRNAPEVIKEWKRTSGSTTHPNHKKKKEF; from the exons atgcctagacatagtacccctagaaactctgtgcttcctagagacagcatacctacagatagtcccagcaacccttttggacctactaggtactctattgagcaatcctctcctgaggagctagtgattccccaacctatccaaccctatgaatcacccatcaagccacatgcttccatgccagccttggaagaccctcaagcaggacctagtagctcaagaagaaTATCACCCCACtctcataagtcatcatccagacacTCTCCAAGATTGTCTCCTTTGGAATATGAAGCTATTCAGGAAAcaaacaagctagctaagccaagttcttctaTAAGGAAGCCTTCACCTTTTGGTCATAAGACTAGCCCAGCTACCTTCCAGAGGATGATACCTGTATTTGGACTTCCTGATATAGATATGTTGGAACCTTCCTCTAGTAAAACTCAGCCCTCTGAGCCTATGAactctcatgagcttaagagaTCTAAAGGAAAGACTTCTGAAGCCCACATATCTAAGCATAGGGAGACTCAAGCTGCCTTACTGGATCCTAATGATAGGtcttttactaatgacccagcaatccagaagtacctaccctattctccttccactaccttataccctttaaatgaagaatctccaggagaattcaactatcagcctGACTGTACCCAAATGACCTCTTGGTGCAGGAAGAACCCTCAAGCTAATAGTTTTAGGAAAGTCTACAGGCAGCTAGGAAgagtattctatcatgtggagATACCTCCAGCCCATGAGAATTGCTACCCCTCACCTTCTTGTGAGCAATgggcttctcactacttcaaactactagatactgtagtaacCTTTAGACCTACATGTTGCATCACTACCAAGTTAGTCcctgctcaagaaatcaaccatTGGCCTGAATATGGTAAGTTACACATAGACCTGAATAAACTAATCAAGAGAACTGTTCATAGCGTCTATGACATGGAGGAGCTATTGCCCATTCCTGAATGGCCAGAACATGACTGTTTATTCACCTCTCATTCCTTTGAGGTAGCTGCTGTCACTTATAGGGATCAGATGGAGCGTTTCATTCAAAAGCTATATGagatccttggtagacaacttcagactggaccaccttccccagtcatctctgcaggacatctcagtgaggtagaacctggacaagaacaCCTTAGGGATAGGACTCTACAACTCAAGCAAGATATGACACTGTTAGTGCCCAAAAgttctagagcctcttctgtcactccacaggaggcggctcaagaaaacttactgaGGAGTCTTATCAAGCCCACAAGTCAAGTTACTATTACTAGTCCTTTACTCCCAGAACCTCAAGTCTCTCCTCCAGCTGTAGCCTTGAACACCTCCAGCAGTACTCCTCCAGGACACCCTCCTAGTAGCTTCATTCATCTAAAGCCTctcttactgttactatgcaaccTAG AACCTTTACCACCACCTCCTAGTTCTATtgctacttcttcctctagatCTATACCCCTAGAAAGAATACCAGAGGAGTCACCCCAT CTCAGAAGAAACCTTACCATCATCCCTAGAGGGAATGCTAGTATTCCTATTGCACAACCTTCAGCtatacctcctttcaatatacaagcccttgaagattacatcaacaatctttcagatggaagtatagatggcttaagttcttctgaatcatcaactggaagagaccaagtagccccaGAACTAATAGCCCCAGCTACTCCTGCTGATTCTATTACTTCTGTCTCAAGTGCTGCTACTCATACCATGCAAATCCCAGTAGCACAGTCTACTCCCAGGATTAGGAGCCAAGTAGaagaggataatgttaggaatataccttataatccacctttaagcaatgctgctagaagagttagccttgcaggcccaagtattcctcttagagatccacctccacatgctGACTTTATTAATcgcagatcttccttgggagcaaatcggcgatcctcaggaagaccagctataccagCTGAATCCTTTACCAGAGTATCTACAATCCCAGAAGAGCGCTCCTCTAGACTAGCTGAAAGTGCCCACAGGAGATCTACCTCctctcctgaatcaagaagaactcctctaagtatccataccaatttaccttacttacaggagcagccagcaccagttactagagaagaagctaatatgagtaggagaggaaacttcttagcccctctactagcacctgtcccacaacttcaagtacctccagcaccacccattgacaggactaggttacctcctcatattgtaggacgtatggtctcctctagaaggtttagtgagctgtttaatgatccacctcctagggatcaacttagagatagactagctcccttagctgaaggaggaggaggaaatgaccCACCATATGATAGCGATAATGGAGATTTTGATAACTCTGGTAGAAGAAGGAACAATCCACCTAGAAGAAATGGAGGAGGACCTCCCAACGACCCAGAAGATccaggaaatgaaccatatgctcaagcaaatgcagctagagctagacctttcAATCCAGCTCCT GATGGAGACACTAAGAAGCTGTCgcgctggatgacatccatcaacaacatagctgagtatagtagctacactagaattcagcttggacagcagattcctctcaggttcacaggaagagctcttagatggttcaatgcattagataaggactataggcgaattataactgaagactggccagcacttaggcaagctatcactatccacttcatgaataggaccttcctgaacagaagcaagaatgaagccatgcgcatcaggttcagggataaagatcattcagaagagactccagaagactatgtcatcaggaagatggaagctctcactattgtcagtgactggactgactctgaattaatctttgaaatcatgaatggtgctcctaagtcctggaccacgcatatagacacctcaagaatagtcacttgggaagacttccttgacaagattgcatggcatgaggaggaccttttgggaaaagattcttctcataactctgacatacagcgtcaactacaccagatgcaatctactctcaagagactagaaggaaacaggcactctaggccaagtgcgcgctcacacttagcaggatctaaaccagtaggatggcatcaaaataatcctccaccaaaataccctaaggatgactctacagtatctaaaggtaaaactcctaaagacaagaaagctagaccttgtagacactgtggaagtatgatgcactgggatagagactgtaagcatgccaagaagaactccagatttgtgcaatcacatatggcacaagcagatgatgatgaatgggaagcacaggaagcttatgaagatctctgtgatgaagcctaccttgatgaaacagaatatgacactgaaggagaagagtctgtttctgaggaagagcaggattttcataagccccttcagtcattagctgtctctacctccagcgctaagcccagctctggatcccaggaggaacagcatggtctggaggggaccactgtcagccagggtactaactctgctgaccagggcagtaaggaatctgattcatct TCATACAGCTATTGCAAAaatggagaagaaatcactctcaagcaattaatgtcaagaccaccaggaactgctttctttggatccaaagccaccatcatcaaaggttggcttcagacaaataatggacctaagaagcgcatcacctttgactcaggatcagagatcactctcattaatgagtcaatacttaaaactctagatccatcacctagagtgcgcattggacaaaaactcaagttaattcaagttactgggaatagtagcttatcacagtatatttcccttcctatcatctttgatactgaacaaggattagttaaaatgattgtagaagcctacatAGTTCCTAACATGAACACACCTTTTATCTTAGGAACAGACTTTGCATCTCAGTATCAACTGTCATTAGTTAGGAATGGAGAAggaacaaggatagtttttggggatacaggacgttctattcctgtggaagaatcagattccagcccaagaattgaccaacaaggtaatacctttatggttgaagttgcgcaaggattcatcaagaattctgagaaaatcaagatctctaagaaagcctacaagaagcaacttcaacataggaaattacctcccaatactgtcaaagtaaaagtctatgagacagttactatcccagcgcataccatcaagctcatcaaagtcaagacaatatggaaggaaggtcaagcctctggttttatggatagatctttcaattcccatcgacaagaagaacatctgtttgcaataacagactgcctgatagataggaacaatcctaagattcaggtttctaacctatcagaacatcctttacaattgcaaggaggagagattcttggatatatgcatgatcccaatgaataccttgcaaaggaaaaggacattactaaggaagaaaaagacagcattATCAAGTATGCTACCTTAGTACAAGCCATGGTGCAGAGGAAAGCTGAAGAGAAGCCTACtgtgcaagaagaggaattaatgAAGTCACCTGAAGGAGGACCTAAGACTGCTGAAGTACCTGACCCAGAACCTGTCCCTTCAGATAGATTTCTTCAAGAAGTTAATTTCTCAGAACATCTCACCCCTAATCAAAGGACTAAACTAGAAAAAGTCTTGCGCAAGCATGAGTTAGCCTTTGGATTAGATGGTAGACTTGGTACTCATAACACTCAACTGGAAATTAGACTAAggccaggaactaaagaaatatctctaaccccttaccatgcttctccagctaaaagagaagtcattgacaagcaGATTGAGGAATGGCTTAAACTTGGAGTCATTGAGCCATCCAAAAGTGCTTGGGGATTTCCTGTCATAGTAGTCTATCGCAACAGTAAACCCAGACTATGTGTGGATTACAGACGTCTCAATGAAGTAGCTGTACCAGATGAGTATCCCTTACCAAAGCAAACTGACATTTTGCATGCTTTGGAAGGATCTCAATGGCTTACTACCTTAGATGCGCTAGCTGGTTTCACTCAGCTAACCATCAAGGAggaagacagagagaaacttgctttcagatgtcacaacggccattggcaacctaccaaactactctttggatataggaatggaccagcagagttccagcgtgtcatgaataggatactttcaagatttctatggcaatttgccctagtatatattgatgacatagtgatctatagtgttgagtttgaagaccattgcaatcacttagatcaagtcttaggagctattgaagaagctgaaatcaccctatctccaaagaaatgtcacattggataccaatcactactattgctaggacagaaggtatcaagattaggtctatcaacccataaggaaaaagttgacgctatcttagagttggaaccccctaaaaatgttcctaccttacagactttcctagggatgatgacttatttctccagctatattcccttctactcatggattgtagcgcctttgtttaagcttctcaagaaaggaacagcttggtcttgggaagaaaaggaacaacaagcgtttgaacttgctaaagaggcacttgcatctgctccagtaatggcttatcctattattggaaaaccttacagattatatacagatgcatgcgactatggccttggaggaatattacagcaagtccaatcaatcaagataaaagacttaaaagggacaaaggcatacaagtacttaaggggggaatatgataaaggaaacccagttcccagaatgacaattcctgcttccaagcagagagacaacgtgactgggggggatacatgggataagcaagactttgaagaaactGTACAAGTAGAGCgagtcattgcttattggtcaaggattctaaaagaagcagaaagaaactactccccaacagagcgcaaagcattagccctcaaggaagcacttgtgaaatttcaggtatacttggaaggagctgaatttgttgctatcacagatcacgccgctctcacttggagcaagacttacaataatgtcaacaGAAGACTCATGACATGGGGCCTAGTATTCTCAGCCTACCCAGGAATGCAGATTGTGCACCGCGCAGGAAGGGTACATgacaatgcagatcctatctcaagacttaggaggagaACCCCATATCATACCAGCCCTCTGGCAGATCAATTGactccactcaagctcaatatggaggaagacccattaagaaacctctacaaggagataaatgaacgttttgaagagaaacttcttagagttgcaagcgcattcacccagagttacaaaattggaaatagccagaagcccatcaagaagtggatacccacaccggcagaagctatatcttatcaaacaactacctcatactctgtggaaatatcaataaactcagaagaaatcacaaggttcatagaagcatacaagaaggactcccattttaagcaagtgatggaagagttcaagtcgcaccacaatccactcaatccacccttccatcaataccagattggagataatggattgatctactttatagattcccaggaaaagtattggctatgtgtacctagggatctacaagtagatattttgaaggaaaatcatgataacctcaatcaaggagcacatgctggttatgctaagacatatcatcgaattgcttctgtttactattggcctaagatggctagaagcattcagaagtatgtacacacttgtgatatctgtcagaaagcaggacatcgacggcatggacccagaggattccttcaacctttacctattccacagcaaccctttgaagtagtatcaatggacttcatcatggatcttccaccaagtaacaactacaacgctatcctagttattgtggacaaactaactaagtatggacatttcattccatgtactactcagatagatgaagtacaaacagcgcaactgttccatgatcacatatggtgtcactatggtttaccttggcaagtaatcactGATAGAGATGCTAGATGGACAGGAGCCTTTTGGGGTCACTTAGTTAGTATGTTAGGAATTCAGCGAGCACTCACCACTGCgcatcatcctcagagtgatggacaaacagagataCTTAATCAAACTACAGAAGTGGCTATTAGAGTATTCACTAACCCAGCTAAGGACAATTGGAGTAAGCTTCTATCAGGATTTGCGCACTCATACAATACAagtgtgcatacatccacacaacAGACACCAGCCTTCCTACTCCGCGGATTTCAGCCTCTAACATCAGCCGACTTACTGGCTCTCACTTCTGAGAACATTCCAAgaccagcccaagaaagtcaaacagctgaagaattcaaggaatccaTGGAATTAGCACGATCACTAGCTAAGGACGCTCTCAAAGTAGCTCAGAATTATCAACAGAAATACtataattctgacaagacACATGTTACCTTTGAACCAGGAGATTTAGTCTTAATCAATCCCCATTCCTTAAACTTACTCAAACATcagtcagggaaagggaataagctaaatatgcgttatgaaggaccatttgaagtcatggaaagcatatcaccagtagcatataggataagattacctgctagctatcgcatacacccaatcattaacatagcacacttggaatcttacaaggcatcacccccagagtttggaagccgacccactcagaatatacctagagaagacttccaacagatgcctgaatatgaggtggaaagGATAGTAGAAGAAAGGACAATAAAGAAAGGCAACAGGAGAATTAGACAGTACAAAATCtgttggcttgggtacaGCTCAGAACATGATAGATGGAGGACAGAGAAAGAATTAAGGAATGCTCCAGAAGTCATCAAGGAATGGAAGcgaacctctggctccactacccatcccaatcacaagaagaagaaggagttctaa
- a CDS encoding Retrotransposable element Tf2 protein yields the protein MTDAESSTLKDWLRDELKAGKIQPSKSLISSPIMFVPKKDGSRRLVVDYRRLNNQTKKNIYPLPCPDDLMAQLRGAKVFTKLDLQWGYNNVRVKEGDKWKTAFCTKYGLCKSLVMTFGLTNAPAAFQHFMNELFKDLLDICVIIYLDDILIYSKDDASHTQHVHKVLKRLLDNQLFCKASKCTFHVTLVEYLGIIVLDKGFSLDKLKIQAVQEWLVPTKVKEVQLFLGFANFLCCFVANFSHMARPLHYPVKKDTPWKWDIKEQEAFQGLKDAITNALVLCHADPSKPYFLETDASGAALGSILSQQQEDGCLHPLGFLSESFKCAKQNYNTHDKELLAIICSFEYWRIFLEGTWHPITVFTNHCNLEYWKESCTFNQCHARWHLLLAGYNFQINKSKAPPSIKRAFKDYEMEAGLLFYQGRIVVPDIGTLRTDLLCIFHNSPLAGHPGRQRTLELVSRNYYWPGIRAETYWHVDSCEICQRIRKPKYTSIPPQPLELPARPWQHVSYNMIVDLPKDGNSNSILVIIDSFTKYGIFVKCSKKLKAPKLAELFLENVWKRHGMPEKTISNRGRVFNNKFLQALYKRLGIDPHFSSAYHPQSNGQKEHVNPSIEHFLRAYSGVNQRDWTRWLPMAEFAYNNAVHSSTGKTPFKALYGWEPTLTPSNVPMDVPEADDLAQTMEAQWKEVEVALRQSKQQMMARESGSPTEFEIGEEVWLDAKNVNLKTLSPKLTEQRLGPFKVIEKISNQAYRLELPPTMRIHNVFYVGLLSKVKRDKKRTFKNCPPPATVDREEEYKVEGITNAKERDGKWFFRVKWKGYGSKENTWEPQENLKNAKKFLEKYKKDMKKKALGTAKALRGGAVL from the exons atgactgacgccgagtcctccacactcaaggactggctcagggatgaattAAAAGCTGGAAAGATCCAACCCAGCAAATCCTTGATCAGTTCCCCCATTATGTTTGTCCctaagaaggatggttcccgccgcttggttgttgactaccgccgcctcaACAACCAGACCAAAAAGAACATCTACCCACTTCCCTGTCCTGATGACctaatggcccagctccgtggcgccaaggtcttcactaaACTGGACTtgcaatggggttacaacaatgtccgtgttaaggaaggggacaaatggaagaccgccttctgcaccaagtacggtctATGCAAGTCtctggtcatgacctttggcctgacaaacgcccctgctgccttccagcacttcatgaatgaactgttcaaggacttgTTGGACATATGCGTcattatttaccttgatgacattcTAATTTACTCTAaagatgacgcatcccacacaCAACACGTTCACAAGGTCCTGAAACGGTTATTGGataaccagttgttctgcaaggcgtcaaaatgtaccttccacgtTACCTTGGTAGAGTACCTAGGAATCATTGTCttggataagggttttagtctggataagctcaaaatccaggcagtacaagaatggctGGTACCCACCAAAGTAAAAGAAGTTCAATTGTTCctgggatttgccaacttcctttgttgttttgttgccaactttagccacatggctaggccattACATTACCCagtcaagaaggacacaccttggaaatgggacatcaaggaacaagaagccttccagGGACTAAaagacgccatcaccaacgccctgGTCCTTTGCCACGCTGACCCGTCCAAACCGTATTttctggaaacagatgcctcCGGCGCAGCTCTAGGCTCCATACTTagtcaacaacaggaagacggATGCTTACACCCATTAGGGTTCCTATCAGAGTCTTTCAAAtgtgccaaacagaactacaacacTCATGATAAGGAACTTCTTGCAATCATCtgttcctttgagtactggcgcattttcctggaagggacTTGGCATCCAATCACCGTATTTACCAACCACtgcaacttggaatactggaaagAGTCCTGCACATTCAACCAATGCCATGCACGAtggcacttactccttgccggttataacttccaaatt aacaagtccaaagcacccccctccatcaaacgcgcgttcaaggattatgaaatggaggctggtctactcttctaccaaggacggattGTAGTTCCTGACATTGGAACACTAAGGACGGACCTACTCtgcatcttccacaacagccccttggcaggacatccaggaagaCAGCGCACCCTAGAGCTAgtatcaaggaactactactggcctggcatccgtgcTGAAAcatattggcatgtggattcctgtgaGATATGCCAACggatcaggaagcccaaataCACGTCTATTCCCCCTcagccccttgaactccctgctagaccctggcagcacgtgtcttacaacatgatagtagacctccCTAAGGACGGAAACAgcaactcaatcctggtaATTATTGACAGTTTCACAAAGTACGGAATATTTgtaaaatgctccaagaaactcaaggcacccaagTTAGCAgaactattcctggaaaacGTATGGAAGCGCCATGGCATGCCAGAGAAGACCATATCCAACAGAGGAAGGGTTTTTAACAACAAGTTCTTACAAGCCCTATACAAGcgccttggcattgaccctcacttctcctccgcctatcatccccagagcaacggacaaaaGGAACACGTCAATCCCtctattgaacacttcctcagggcttactcaggggttaaccaaagggactggaccagatggcttccaatggcagaatttgcatacaacaatgctgtacatagcagcacgggcaagacccctttcaaggccttgtatggatgggaacccaccttaaccCCATCAAATGTACCAATGGAcgttccagaagcagatgatcttgcccagacaatggaggcccagtggaaggaagtagaagtggcactccggcaatctaaaCAACAAATGATGGCCAGGGAAAGTGGAAGTCCAACGGAATTTGAGATTGGGGAAGAGGtttggctagacgccaagaacgtcaacctcaaaaccctgagccccaagctaacggaacaacgcctagggccattcaaggttattgagaaaatctccaaccaggcttaccgcctagaacttcccccaacaatgcggatccacaacgtcttctacgtAGGGCTCCtgtctaaagtcaaaagggacaagaagcgcACCTTCAAGAATTGCCCTCCACCAGCCACCGTGGacagagaagaagagtacaaggtggaagggattaccaatgccaaagaaagggatgggaaatggtttttccgagtcaaatggaaggggtacggatccaaagaaaacacgtgggaaccccaagaaaacttaaaaaatgcCAAAAAATTtttggaaaaatacaaaaaagacatgaaaaagaaggcccttggcactgccaaggcccttagagggggggcagtgttgtag